A genomic region of Candidatus Marimicrobium litorale contains the following coding sequences:
- a CDS encoding tetratricopeptide repeat protein: MSWALLVLMGQGCSREPTVDEHMEVARALLAEAEGQIVMMRRQTRMEANTALKAVLKKDRANIEATTILGLTLFDMGQYADAENKLDRAIALGAAPSVVTPKLAQALLILGEFERLDELTLNGLAPEGRSTVQAAKALSMIYRDNMPIAVELMNAVRQNEAISPFAAVAEARLVIETQGYAEARELLLAQLKRLPNYVPALNLLGDVQSMLGQPAAAMKAYMRVSDLSENSMAPSLNALLMRVYSGNYRRALQETKRAESSERQVVTNDGWRFMRGLLELQGQSLGEARKRLMKVESLIDYPLTFYYLAALDLEEGTPEFALSHINQYLRFIPGASTGTKLAAKLELSLGGYARAEYLMHRLLSRYPDDEEALALYAQAQSRQAQYHEEIATLTRLLKLDPASHVIRARLASAYLHLGSENIDLADIPEIFYLRPMEPREEPPAISSKVNSTDEQAQAPDDAPAKGGRLNGDFSWRSIVAALPGRIEATAVRYVVAEQVGRTILEKILSEDPGYESADILLVLNHLRHDRIEEAVVAAEAYRKRSPSSAVAYDLLGRALQASGREAAAITAFKNALSLRPGYPDAARGLADFERSAGDIDAARDYYKEILSHYPENSRSGMELAGTYGEQGMTMAMLETLEETRLANRRAAGPYLSQLRYQLALGEVEAGSLIVSGMTETQRVDLDALATMAAWEITRGRYDQALVNLLRLTNERPDVAHYHYLKAKAYALLGDRKRTLSELARTIELDSGHFFATLATARLELAEGDAEAFRRSLETLEAIAPNNLDVMKLSAVYADSRGDSAIAQALLEKVLHRHAVTENLVALAGYLMLEDNLKSAESYLRVWLDERPDDLVAREKLAEVYMRQSRIEDAMAQYRIILKRMPAHVAALNNLALLLTEDDPANAIEYAENALRFSGGASAVLDTLAMAQLKNQQVVEAKRSIERALSLSPDNANMQFHQAQIMHASGDRAGAIDALEKLLATTAEFPQRQEVRAYLDSLD; this comes from the coding sequence TTGTCATGGGCACTGCTTGTTCTTATGGGTCAGGGTTGCTCCCGCGAGCCGACTGTCGATGAGCATATGGAAGTGGCGCGGGCACTGCTGGCGGAGGCCGAGGGCCAGATTGTGATGATGCGTCGCCAAACAAGAATGGAGGCTAATACCGCACTGAAGGCCGTGCTAAAAAAAGATCGAGCTAACATCGAAGCCACTACGATTCTCGGTTTGACCCTTTTCGATATGGGGCAGTATGCGGACGCCGAGAACAAATTAGACAGGGCTATCGCGCTGGGAGCTGCGCCCTCTGTCGTTACGCCCAAGCTTGCACAAGCCCTGTTGATTTTGGGTGAGTTTGAACGGCTGGATGAGCTGACGCTCAATGGACTCGCGCCAGAGGGGCGCTCAACCGTTCAAGCGGCGAAAGCTTTGTCCATGATTTATCGAGACAACATGCCCATTGCTGTCGAGTTGATGAATGCCGTTCGGCAGAACGAGGCAATATCCCCATTTGCAGCGGTTGCCGAAGCAAGGCTGGTAATAGAGACGCAGGGCTATGCTGAGGCCCGCGAACTATTGCTGGCTCAGCTCAAGCGCTTGCCGAACTATGTTCCGGCACTGAACCTATTGGGTGACGTGCAAAGCATGCTGGGGCAGCCCGCTGCTGCCATGAAAGCTTATATGAGAGTTTCAGATCTGTCTGAGAACAGTATGGCCCCTTCGCTAAATGCCTTGCTTATGCGCGTTTATAGCGGCAACTACCGCCGTGCCCTGCAAGAGACAAAGCGTGCGGAGAGTAGTGAGCGTCAGGTGGTCACGAATGACGGTTGGCGTTTCATGAGGGGCCTGCTGGAGCTGCAAGGCCAGTCTCTGGGGGAAGCACGCAAACGCCTGATGAAAGTCGAGTCGCTGATAGACTATCCACTCACTTTTTATTATCTGGCGGCCCTTGACCTGGAGGAGGGCACTCCTGAGTTTGCGTTGAGTCATATCAACCAGTATCTGCGGTTTATTCCCGGTGCTTCCACCGGTACAAAGCTGGCAGCGAAACTCGAGTTATCATTGGGGGGATACGCGCGGGCGGAATACCTGATGCATCGGTTGCTCAGCCGTTATCCCGATGATGAAGAAGCGCTGGCGCTTTATGCTCAAGCACAGTCCCGGCAGGCTCAATACCACGAAGAGATCGCGACGCTCACGCGCTTGCTGAAGCTTGACCCGGCTTCTCACGTGATCAGGGCGCGGCTGGCGTCAGCATACCTCCACCTTGGTTCTGAAAATATTGATCTTGCAGATATTCCAGAAATCTTCTACCTAAGACCAATGGAGCCCCGGGAGGAGCCTCCGGCTATAAGCAGCAAAGTCAATTCGACGGATGAGCAAGCGCAAGCCCCCGACGATGCACCGGCAAAGGGCGGCAGGCTTAACGGGGATTTCAGCTGGCGTTCTATTGTTGCCGCCCTGCCTGGCAGGATTGAGGCCACTGCTGTTCGTTATGTTGTGGCGGAGCAGGTGGGACGTACTATCCTCGAGAAAATTCTGTCCGAGGATCCAGGCTATGAGAGCGCTGATATCTTGCTGGTGCTGAACCATTTGCGTCATGACCGGATTGAGGAGGCTGTTGTTGCTGCTGAGGCTTATCGCAAGCGAAGCCCCAGCAGTGCCGTGGCTTACGACCTGCTGGGACGGGCCCTCCAGGCAAGTGGGCGGGAAGCCGCGGCCATCACTGCATTCAAAAATGCGCTGTCGCTGCGTCCCGGCTATCCCGATGCTGCTCGTGGGCTGGCTGATTTTGAGCGGTCAGCCGGCGATATCGACGCTGCGCGCGACTACTACAAGGAGATTCTCAGTCACTATCCAGAGAATAGCCGATCCGGAATGGAGCTGGCGGGGACTTACGGAGAGCAGGGTATGACCATGGCCATGCTGGAGACCCTGGAGGAAACCCGGCTTGCCAACAGACGGGCGGCGGGCCCTTATCTGTCGCAGCTCCGCTATCAACTCGCGCTGGGTGAAGTGGAAGCGGGTTCTTTGATTGTCAGTGGTATGACAGAAACGCAGCGTGTGGATCTGGATGCGCTGGCAACGATGGCGGCCTGGGAAATCACTCGGGGTCGTTATGATCAGGCTCTGGTGAATTTGTTGCGTTTAACCAATGAGCGCCCTGATGTCGCCCACTACCACTATTTGAAGGCAAAGGCCTATGCGTTGCTTGGCGATCGCAAGCGAACGCTGTCAGAACTGGCACGGACTATTGAATTGGACTCCGGTCACTTTTTCGCCACGCTCGCCACAGCACGGCTGGAGTTGGCCGAGGGAGATGCCGAGGCTTTCCGGCGGTCGCTTGAAACGTTGGAAGCAATAGCGCCCAATAATCTCGATGTAATGAAGTTGAGTGCGGTTTATGCTGACAGTCGCGGCGATTCAGCTATTGCGCAGGCCCTGCTTGAGAAGGTACTGCACAGACACGCGGTGACCGAAAACCTCGTCGCTTTGGCTGGCTATTTGATGCTAGAGGACAATTTAAAAAGTGCTGAGAGTTATTTGAGAGTATGGCTTGATGAGCGGCCTGATGATTTAGTTGCCCGGGAGAAACTCGCAGAAGTGTATATGCGTCAGAGCAGGATAGAAGATGCTATGGCGCAGTATCGAATAATCCTGAAACGCATGCCTGCGCATGTCGCAGCACTGAATAATTTAGCCTTACTCCTAACGGAGGATGATCCAGCGAATGCCATTGAGTATGCCGAGAACGCGTTGCGTTTTTCTGGTGGTGCCAGTGCTGTGCTGGACACGTTGGCCATGGCCCAGTTGAAAAATCAGCAGGTGGTCGAAGCGAAGCGCTCTATCGAGCGTGCTCTTAGTCTTTCACCGGACAACGCCAATATGCAATTTCATCAGGCGCAAATCATGCATGCGTCTGGCGATAGAGCTGGCGCGATCGATGCTCTTGAAAAGTTGCTTGCAACCACAGCGGAGTTTCCCCAGCGCCAGGAGGTTCGGGCTTATCTTGATAGCCTTGACTGA